From a single Pyxidicoccus xibeiensis genomic region:
- a CDS encoding RNA polymerase sigma factor translates to MAEEAPPLPWKADVQAARRGDPSAFESLVRSVQRPVYGLALRLLQREAEAAEVAQEALLRAYQNLHRYDDSRPFDLWVLAITRNLCLDLLRRRTKVRTEELEPMKEVLPSGDASQEDRAIAQQERQSLEEAMATLSADDREVLALYYVQKRTTKEIAQVMGCAPGTIMARLFRAREKLRKKMTPTEEAPR, encoded by the coding sequence ATGGCTGAGGAGGCTCCCCCGCTTCCCTGGAAGGCGGACGTGCAGGCCGCTCGCCGCGGCGACCCGTCCGCTTTCGAGTCCCTCGTGCGCAGCGTGCAGCGCCCCGTGTACGGCCTGGCCCTGCGGCTGCTCCAGCGCGAGGCCGAGGCCGCGGAGGTGGCCCAGGAGGCCCTGCTGCGCGCGTACCAGAACCTGCACCGGTACGACGACTCGCGCCCGTTCGACCTCTGGGTGCTGGCGATTACGCGCAACCTCTGCCTGGACCTGCTCCGCCGCCGCACCAAGGTGCGCACCGAGGAGCTGGAGCCCATGAAGGAGGTGCTCCCCAGCGGCGACGCGTCGCAGGAGGACCGCGCCATCGCCCAGCAGGAGCGGCAGTCGCTCGAGGAGGCGATGGCCACCCTGTCCGCCGATGACCGTGAAGTCCTCGCGCTCTACTACGTCCAGAAGCGCACGACGAAGGAGATCGCCCAGGTCATGGGCTGCGCGCCTGGCACCATCATGGCCCGGCTGTTCCGCGCCCGCGAGAAGCTGCGCAAGAAGATGACGCCCACCGAGGAGGCTCCCCGATGA
- the truD gene encoding tRNA pseudouridine(13) synthase TruD produces the protein MRIKQKPEDFSVKESYRFDEVDTGRHRVYLMDKQKLSTFDAVARLRDAFGLKPGAISYCGLKDKQGRTEQIIAVDGSDVDMQEPDLRLKYLGRTDKPLSSANITSNRFSVTVRALRPEALGPLNVATAEVNRLGVVNYFDSQRFGSLKHGQGFIAKDLIRGDFEAALHNFLAAPSELDRTEDAKIKTFWRENWGRWDARVPFEGTRKYHRILKSLRDDPKDYLKAFMQIDSDYRAMLLFTYQSYLWNEGVRRYLQLLLPREHLFPMRYQAGTLLFHRDADPDVLRLLRDATFPLLAPDSVITDPQKQEAINWVLGKEKLKLEDLRIAKEPRRLYFKHEERPLLVFPHKLVIGRTMPDDINRGDVKVNVAFTLPPGAYATLVVKRLFHFDYSEDSPAVIRESQRARFVEAGDGPDEDAPRAGRRDEREDGARRRAPAGRDDRRGGAREAAPERRGARGAEGPERRRPAEAREAREERAPAGPSRNRTLAGQVTQAAERPAEPQTPVGFRERQRQRKAAREVARAESEASRAAKAPKAPKSRKK, from the coding sequence AAGGAGTCATACCGTTTCGATGAGGTCGACACGGGACGTCACCGCGTCTACCTGATGGACAAGCAGAAGCTGTCCACCTTCGACGCGGTCGCCCGACTGAGGGACGCCTTCGGCCTCAAGCCCGGCGCCATCAGCTACTGCGGCCTGAAGGACAAGCAGGGCCGCACCGAGCAGATCATCGCCGTGGACGGCTCCGACGTGGACATGCAGGAGCCCGACCTGCGCCTGAAGTACCTGGGCCGCACGGACAAGCCCCTGTCCTCCGCCAACATCACCTCCAACCGCTTCTCCGTCACCGTGCGCGCGCTGCGCCCGGAGGCGCTGGGGCCCCTCAACGTCGCGACGGCTGAAGTCAACCGCCTGGGCGTGGTGAACTACTTCGACAGCCAGCGCTTCGGCTCGCTGAAGCATGGCCAGGGCTTCATCGCCAAGGACCTCATCCGCGGCGACTTCGAGGCCGCCCTCCACAACTTCCTCGCCGCGCCCTCGGAGCTGGACCGCACCGAGGACGCGAAGATCAAGACCTTCTGGCGCGAGAACTGGGGCCGCTGGGACGCGCGCGTCCCCTTCGAGGGCACGCGCAAGTACCACCGCATCCTCAAGTCCCTGCGCGACGACCCGAAGGACTACCTCAAGGCCTTCATGCAGATCGACTCGGACTACCGGGCGATGCTGCTCTTCACGTACCAGAGCTACCTGTGGAACGAGGGCGTGCGGCGCTACCTCCAGCTGCTCCTGCCGCGCGAGCACCTGTTCCCCATGCGCTACCAGGCCGGCACGCTGCTGTTCCACCGCGACGCCGACCCGGACGTGCTGCGCCTGCTGCGCGACGCCACCTTCCCCCTGCTCGCCCCCGACTCCGTCATCACCGACCCCCAGAAGCAGGAAGCCATCAACTGGGTGCTCGGCAAGGAGAAGCTGAAGCTGGAGGACCTGCGCATCGCCAAGGAGCCGCGCCGGCTCTACTTCAAGCACGAGGAGCGGCCGCTGCTCGTCTTCCCGCACAAGCTCGTCATCGGCCGCACCATGCCCGACGACATCAACCGCGGGGACGTGAAGGTCAACGTCGCCTTCACCCTGCCGCCGGGCGCGTACGCCACCCTGGTGGTGAAGCGGCTGTTCCACTTCGACTACTCGGAGGACTCCCCGGCCGTCATCCGCGAGTCCCAGCGCGCGCGCTTCGTCGAGGCCGGTGACGGCCCGGACGAGGACGCTCCCCGGGCAGGCCGCCGGGACGAGCGCGAGGACGGCGCCCGCCGCCGCGCCCCCGCGGGCCGCGACGACCGCCGGGGTGGCGCGCGCGAAGCCGCCCCCGAGCGCCGGGGCGCCCGGGGTGCGGAAGGACCCGAGCGCCGCAGGCCCGCCGAGGCCCGCGAGGCCCGCGAGGAGCGCGCTCCCGCCGGGCCCTCCCGCAACCGTACCCTGGCTGGACAGGTCACCCAGGCGGCCGAGCGTCCGGCCGAGCCCCAGACGCCCGTGGGCTTCCGGGAAAGACAGCGTCAGCGGAAGGCGGCGCGCGAGGTGGCGCGCGCCGAATCGGAGGCCAGCCGGGCGGCCAAGGCTCCCAAGGCTCCGAAATCACGGAAGAAATAG